TCCCTGTTTACCTGCCACAAAAGTAAATTCTCAGGGGTAGTGAGGGACTCGATAGATATTGTTCTTTTCACAGGTGGGATTTGATAAACTCAGCATCTAAAATACCAGAACAATCACCTTGAACACTATAACCATcaattaaacaaattaaaagaaactttgATAAATGATTTCAAGACCATATTAACTCTTGTAACACCAAAGTGACTAATTCAACACATAAAATTGATATAACTCTTGCAGTACCTGGGGATTCCGAAGGAATTCAGATATGTCATTTTTGCAAGATGGGCATTTCATGATATTCTTCTGTGCACGTAAAGTTCGTCTTCCCTCGCATGTCCGCTGTCTTATGAAAGATTGACCTGCAAAGGCACCTTCCAGGCATGCCTTGCAGAAGTTATGAGCACATGGTGTTGTAAGGGGGTCGACCATCACTTTGTGGCAAATAAGGCAGCCAAATTCTGCAAAATGAATGTATTCCCTTTTATTTAGGTAACCTTCAAATTGCCTACTCATCTTGTATGCAACAACTACATCAAGACATTTACCTTTCAAAAGCCTTTCTTTCACAGATAACTTCTTCTGACGTCTAACTTTCCTAGTTTTATTTCCCTCTTCATCACAATCATCATCAACTTGGACTCGACTGTCTGGAGGAGGCTTCTTCCACATCCAGCAACATCTTTTCTCCTGCATATCAAATGCATTATCACAGAAATTAACCAGAAAAAACAATGATCTTTATCTAGTCAATATACAACAAAGGATATGAAACATGAAAAATAGTACAAGAAATGGAGCTCGACAAAGAATCACAAGAAGAAAGCTCAGTGTACTTGATGCATGTTATTATGGACAGGAACAGAGAGAAAACAAAGCAGTAAAGCCAGTCTGTAGCAATTCTCACATCATAATCCCAGGCAGGTGTTCCCTTTCTTGTTGTAATATCAGGAGCATCTTTCAACTCCTTGATGCTAGGCAGAGGCCTTGGACGATCCCCATGAGATTCACTGCAGTTATTTAAGAGAGCATTAAGTGAAGAGGAACAGCCACACAAAAGCCAATACGAGTTTATGAGGACAAACAAGGCACCTTGTCCACGGAGCAGGTTCATTATCACAACGAACGAACAAATACCGACACATCAAAAAACCCTGGAATAACAATTAAGAGTCAGAAAACATTTTGACAATTGATGTATAACAGGCAAAAGATGATACGCAGAATTTTATAAATCATCTTACTTGCTTCCCAACTTTACGCCAACATTGTTCAATCCTGTAAACTCCATCATATCTTACTCCTTTCTCTGGTGCATAAGAGGAACGTTTCTCCTTGTGGGATCTACACAAATAAAGGTAAAACTCATAAGACACTGGAACGTTCTTACAGAAATCACAGGTTAAGAATTCCAAATATACAAACTAGTAAATAAATGAGGTACATGTATCAGGGGGAAAAATAGTGACTGAAACCTGAACCAAGATGATAATCATCTCAAGGTCTACTAGTTTATGCTAAGAAGTTTCTCCCCATCATACTTTAAGACAATTACCTAACTTCGAAAGGGAAATCTAAACTTATCAGAGTCATGGACTCCATGCAATGCAGTATACCATGTTTTTGGCTTCTCTCTGAATTCAAATAATGAGAAGTTAGAAGGGGGAGAAAATGAGGTGGTAAAAGCAGATATTTTACTTAACCTATCTACACCACATTCTACCAACACTAGTAATTAGGTCCAGCTTACCTCACAACTCGAACTGGATAGCCTTTACGACAACTGACCCGTAATGCTTCATTGAGCTTGTCAAACTTCTGATCAAAAGACTGTGTCTTGTTTGTCCTTTTATTGCCACTAAGATCTCTTCCTCCACTATCCAAAATCCCATCAAAATGAAATTATggcaaacaaaataaataatataaacagcaaaatgaaaagaaaaaactggaaaaaatgaaaagaaaacagcATGAAGATAATAATGTGAGAGTATAAAATCAACATAAACACATTAAAAAAGACCAAAAAACAAGAGCAGAGGTCATGCATTTCCATACCTTCCAGTGTAGAGGAACCACTCACCATGGTCTTCATCATCCTCGTACCCTCCAGATAGTGCAACTGACTGGGCACCATAATCTGACTGTCCAGCAATTCCAGCAACATGAGGAAAGTGAGCACCCCATTGCCTGCATTCCATTCGATCCTCCCAAGTCTCTCCGACCATCACACCCTGGTTCCTTTCAGGATCGTTTTCTGGTGGAATTGGTCCAAAATGATCATGAGGAATTGTGACAAAAATCTTTCCACTACAGGCATTAGCCTTTCCAGATTTTTTTGCGCGTTCAGTGACAAATGCTTTGTCAGGACGACTTTGATTGTGAATAAAATGAGCCACCTTTGGCAGCCCCCCTGGAGCACTAGAATTGAACATCTTGGCTGTTCGAATAGCAAAGACAAGTGCAGAATTAATTCTAGGCTCTCTTGCCATCTTGGCTGGAATGGCGTTGCGGCAATTCGCACAGGTGTGCTTCCCCTGGCTGACCCACTTTTGAAAGCACTTCAAGCAAAAATTGTGACCACATGGAGTCTAAAACCAAGAAGAATGCATTCAGATGATCAGTATTTATAATCCTTTCGGTTAAACATTGTAATAGCTTCAGTAAAATCTATTAGGACAATTG
This sequence is a window from Coffea eugenioides isolate CCC68of chromosome 7, Ceug_1.0, whole genome shotgun sequence. Protein-coding genes within it:
- the LOC113778211 gene encoding E3 ubiquitin-protein ligase ORTHRUS 2-like, yielding MTQVSSGLPCDGDGLCMVCKTKPPPHDTLTCKTCITPWHLPCLSSDRRPESMASAALWDCPDCDQQEQQQPVSSLVPPPRADASSADLIAAIRAIQADPSLSDHEKAKRRQQLLSGESSHVVPDCNDDGERSKSNEVLDLLDQKLYCSICMQLPDRPVTTPCGHNFCLKCFQKWVSQGKHTCANCRNAIPAKMAREPRINSALVFAIRTAKMFNSSAPGGLPKVAHFIHNQSRPDKAFVTERAKKSGKANACSGKIFVTIPHDHFGPIPPENDPERNQGVMVGETWEDRMECRQWGAHFPHVAGIAGQSDYGAQSVALSGGYEDDEDHGEWFLYTGSGGRDLSGNKRTNKTQSFDQKFDKLNEALRVSCRKGYPVRVVRSHKEKRSSYAPEKGVRYDGVYRIEQCWRKVGKQGFLMCRYLFVRCDNEPAPWTSESHGDRPRPLPSIKELKDAPDITTRKGTPAWDYDEKRCCWMWKKPPPDSRVQVDDDCDEEGNKTRKVRRQKKLSVKERLLKEFGCLICHKVMVDPLTTPCAHNFCKACLEGAFAGQSFIRQRTCEGRRTLRAQKNIMKCPSCKNDISEFLRNPQVNRELMDVIESLKHEIEEDNVECGEQIDDCKEDTEAALSEDADVRVTSLDLIEEAEGTDAKLDMLAGDKENCDVNSGGLEVVKDKTEGIVKSLNDSKSREKLKKASNAEISPNKFIDKSEAAKSKLAKSKLSEGKTRNKRKTGDGNVSASLDGGVKTRSKRSKAGPDEDNCA